Part of the Citrus sinensis cultivar Valencia sweet orange chromosome 2, DVS_A1.0, whole genome shotgun sequence genome, AGCAGAAGATGCTCAAAAAAGCAATGGTGCAAGCAAGCAGAAGGTGGCCATGAATGCTTGATGGAGAAGGAGAAGCACTTATGGTAAGATTAGGTGAAGCAGTTGGTGGCGGCGGGTCGGTTTCTACATGAACAGCAATTTTCATTCCCTTGGAGCAGTAATCACCTCGGCCACAGATGAAGTAAAATGGCTTGGCCTCTGTCAGATTAAACACATCTCTTCCCCCCCTTGTGACATTCTCTATGAAGTCTTTATCTCCGCACTTCTCATAGTTCGTTTTGTTCACTTGCAGTACGTTATACTTGTGCTTGTCGAATCCAAAATCTagaatgataattttagaaGAACCGTCAGtataattaactcaaatggtaaaaaaataaaaaaaaccaaaatgataaaagagaGCAGCACGAGCTCTGAAAAACGAagtgaaaagagaaagagaactCACAGAGCCAATCACCCACATAAAAGTGTTGGTGCTCTGCCCATTGAGTGAAGTTGACATTCGGTTTCCAAGTGTACTTTCCTCCACCAACCCTGTGAAGAACAGGGCTTCTGGACTCTGTGTGGACGCACAGCACTGACATTGTTACCATCACAACGATGATGAGccattgattatttttttgtaagcCCTCCATTTTCAATTCTTCCCCTTCTTCGAAAGTATCTATTAATAAACTACCACCACCACCGCAACTGCatgcattttattttgaactgCATTTTGCATGAAAATAACCTGCTCTGCTCACAAACTTGCCATGCATGCCCATGCGTTCAATGAggttatttcattaatttttttcctcaatgCTATTCTTTTGAGAAACTTCGACAATGTGTTAATGAATATTCTAGAAAAGGAtgacttttaattaatatagtttTTTCGGCAGAGCGAGTTAGTGTGCTCAATTAGACATTATTGTCTTGTTAAGacttaaaagacaaaaagtaTTGTTGTTCTTTCGCATAAGAT contains:
- the LOC102622030 gene encoding lamin-like protein, giving the protein MEGLQKNNQWLIIVVMVTMSVLCVHTESRSPVLHRVGGGKYTWKPNVNFTQWAEHQHFYVGDWLYFGFDKHKYNVLQVNKTNYEKCGDKDFIENVTRGGRDVFNLTEAKPFYFICGRGDYCSKGMKIAVHVETDPPPPTASPNLTISASPSPSSIHGHLLLACTIAFLSIFCSVSV